DNA from Daucus carota subsp. sativus chromosome 1, DH1 v3.0, whole genome shotgun sequence:
AAGTTTCTCAAAAGTATAAAAGAAGCAGGCCCCTGTCTTTTCTATCTAGCAGCAGTAGTagtgtatttttatttctttatattctccTTGCTTTGTTGGGAGTTGGGAGTGCTTTGCTACTCAATTGGATGAATCAATTTGCTCATCTTGGTTTTGGAGCTTCTCTATCCATTCATTTTATACAATATTTGTATTTCAATCAATGTTCATTTTGGTAACATACCAGAGAGACATGCAACGGGAAGAAAAAGGGAATCTGTACCTGtacaatttgaaaattgaatttaaGCCCTTGAACTCTTCAAACTTGCAAATCAGCATGTATGGTTGCGCAATTCTTTACACGGcaagacaaataaaataaaaaatcatacgaAAATAATGTTTGGATTTATAAAATACGCGATTCAGATTTAGTGGTGTGCTTGGCTTTATCTTTAGGTACACGTCGAGTAAATGacgaaaataaatatatgaataatttttttttttgtgaatttaggttatataataaaatttatgagtAATTAATTTGCAATTCAGTaaaatatctattatatatataaaagaataatatgtaataaatttttttagtttcatattttttgCCAGTATTTATGTTCGTGTCGTGTGTCTACATGGTAgacatgaaaaaaataattttttggtgTAATATTAAATCGTGACTGAATttcaaatatgattttattaatggTGTGCACCCACCGAgtgaatgctcattccatttttTCTGTTACGATATTTGTCACAACAAATTTAAACACATTTATATTAAgtcaatattattttttctttttcataaaactttaatataatttttcgtTCAATTCTCCCCTCAACTCATTCCATCAAGTGAACACAGCTAAGCGTATAAATgatttatatgaaaaatgaaaatacaccCTAcaatatactccttccgtcccgttttagttgtcacatttgattttgtgttggtcaaattgaccaaattttgactgaaatttattaatatttcatcaattgaaaaaattaaaaatatatgtgatcagaaataatttttaatctattttaagatataatttttagttttttaaaataataaaagagtcATTTATAATCTTTgatcaaaatttaatcaatttaaacaacaaaaaaatagaaatgtgacaactaaaaccGTAGATAAGGTGTATATACTACACGGACGAATTGCGAGGTCGCCTGCTGTGTATACACACGCAGGCATGAATCATTCCACTAAAGAAAAACATCTTTAGATTTCAAGTCAGTGGAAAAAATGTTGTCATGTGTAACAAGAGATTTAAGGTTCTAAGTCTTTGAATGCACTTGAACCTGCCGAAATTAAGGGAAACTAAAGTGTTTCattatcttctttttcttcatttaTAAGATTAACAAGCATAATTAAAGGGAGATAAAGTAGAGTCATAATTTGCTAATGGAGAATGGTAATGGTTCTCAGAATATGATTATCTTAATTATGTAAAAGTTGGCTTTGGATAGGACATGCAGGTATGTACGTGGGAAAGAAGTGGTGAAAAACACTTTGCAAAATGACATTTATGCCAAACTTCTTTATGTAAAGAGGTCAATGCCTTCATCAATGAACATCGAGGAATCAAAATTAGCTGCTTCAATTGTGGGGACTTGGTGCACACTAGCTGTTTGTAAGGCACAAGCTTCATATTAGAATCACTTTCTAAAAGGACCATACATTTGTATCCCCGGAACCATAGGCCAACTAGGACCGAATCCCATGCCGAACAAgaaatatattagttttatcATATTGTCCTTAGATATCAGTAATTCCTTTTCATTTCAGCTCCTGCTAAGTTAGAATTGTTGTGAAGGAATTTGATCAACACTCCTATCTTGAAAACCGCTTAGTCTCAACTCTCAATTGTCCAGAAAAGTTCACAACTAAGTACTCCTTCTGTCCcaatcaattgtatacgtttctttttcactgctcgatagtcgacacgctttttaaggatcttataaaacatatttctacaacttattattaagatttttttttttataaaagtataaatgttatacttttatacagaaaaggaaaatcttaaaaaaaatttacaaaactatactatattgaagcattaaagtccgtgccgcgccccgtcccccaatgtatactattgactgggactgagggagtatcAATAATACACGCGAGTTTGCGTAGATTGTGTTTGTACTGAATTTCTCGAGTTTCCGTCAGATCAGGGCGATGGAAAATCTATGCACACCCGAACTAGATCATCGAGAATGTGTTTCTCTCAAAATGTATAAGTGCTCTCATCCTCATTTAAGAATCGATCCCAACAAATGACTTACATATTCCTTATTTAtagaaaaatcaagttcaatGTGGTTTTTATAGACCACATTGAACTTGATTTTATGATCATCTGAACACTGATTTGTAGTAGTTCCTCTACAACTGAACCGCATTACAACTGAGATATGAATAAATAGACCTCATACAGCTCCTCTACATAACTTGTAGTCCTTCCTGCAACTCCTGTATGAGCAACCCCAAGCGTGACAGAGGTGGTTCTATGGTGACCACTGACTACTAAACCTCAATCCACAGACACGTGCCTAGCTTTGCTCGGGCTTCATAACACTTCTTGGACCTCCTTATAAGTTGTGGGACTTAATTTATACTTAACCAAAAACGGAGCTCAACAAGAATCTTCAATAAAAATTTGCTATTTTTAGATTTCATCCTCCAATCCCGGATGCCGCCACTAATTTGCCCGGTTTGATATTCTGTTCCCCGAGATAAAATCGAGTAAACATCTTTTCTTGTATAAACACGTGAGAACAATTTATAGAGCACTGCTGCTGCACACTGCACCTTGTTTGCAAAATCGATCACTAAAGCAGTTGATGCTATACATTGTATCTGTGCATGTGTGTCAACTGCATTTGCCTACTCTATAGAAGATAAGTCTAATACTCGTATCATCATGGCGATGCATATCGTTGCTCTTAGCTTCCGGTGGAACATACATATTATTGCGGAATTTCTCACTAGACTATTTCTGAATCCTTGTTTCTATCATAGTTCCAGaacaattttataatttcataaatgtCGATAATGTAAACAAAGCTACACTTTATAAGGCAAATTTTCCAAAGAGATGAGAAtgaatcatttatattttcaagaaatgtgTTGATTTGTTACTCCATTTATCTATTTACCTAGTTTCCTCTaaattctttgtcttcttcAAGTTTCAGCAAAATTTTTAGGTTCTGTTATTTCCTGTTTACATTGAATTTGAGCTGGAACTATATAGCACACTGCTACTCATTTCGCTGCTCAGTTGTTCAAGAGCTACGACCCAGAAGTGCGAACATCATATGAAAACAACGTGTTTTGATGCTAGGAACATCTTGAAGGCCAAGGCTGCAATTCTCTTATATTTGCACTTGTTATCAACCACATTAAAAGTGGTTTAGTCCATAAATCATCTTAATGCTCCAACCAGATTGGCCTGGAAAAATTATTCCAAGATGCCTGTTTTCTCTGGTTGCAGGCTGTTAATCTCTCTGGTTGTAGGTTGAATACAAACTTCTatacaaaattatgaaatttgttGAAATAGAATCAACTCTAATAGCAAAAAATCAACTTATAGCCGAGTTTAGTAGCTagacaaaatttatttatatggtATGGCAGATCTATGATCAATCTATTTGATCCAGTGAAGGATTGTTACGGTCTAGGACTACGAGAGTCCTCACAGCTGATCATTCTCATGGAACGATGGAGTTCATACCTAATACACAAAAAACGTGTCTCATTCTTATGGCTGATCATTCTTATGGAACAAAGGAGTTCATGCGTAGTACACAAAAATCGTGTCTCAGGCTCATAGGAGAGGTATATACACAGCCTTACCCTTTGAATTTTTAAACTATAAAAAGAATGATTTCCAGGTTCCAGGCACAAACCGGGAAAGAAATGATACAAGAAAACATTCTTGTCCATACGTTCACTTTCATCTCTAGACCCCCTGTTATATATCAGATGGTCACTGTTAAAGGTAAATGAAAATACTGGCATGTGATGTAAAAAGCATCATTCAGCAACAAAAGCAAAAGCTTTAACAGACAGAAAGATAAGTTCAACaagatgtataaaaaaaaaagaaattgtcTCTTTTTCTCTTTAAAGAATGTCGATACAAATATTTCCGGTCAATAAAGATTAATTTCTTTACAAAGAGACTACAAACACCAATCATCTCTCGTTCATGATCCCTCAACCTCTGCGGCACTGCCTGCTTCCATTTACGAACTACAGAAAAGCTCTTCCCATTGCCAACGTTTCTTTTTCTATTGGTAATATTGTCCGATGTATCTCTTTCCATCGATTCATTCAGAATCAGTTTCCATGCTGCCCATAGCCTTTAATCCTCTTGGTCTCTGCATCACAAAACAGTAGTCATTCATCCTTCTGATAAATCATCATCCACCCTTCCTCCTCCCCTTTTCATCTAAACTCCCCAGTGCTTGAAACTTTTTGAACAATTTCATTAAACAGGACTATTTCTTTCCTCAAAAGGAGAAGTATGTTAAGGACAAAAAAAATGGACATTCACAAGGTAAAGGTCAAGTACAATTACCTTCTTAGAAGTCTTCTTCTCTCTAACTTCATACCTCTCTTGGCACAAGTCAGACAACCATTGACCCGGACTGACAAACTGAAAATATCCAGAATATCAAAGTCAGCATAATCAGAACTTACGACACTAAAAAAATGTTGGATGATAGATTTCTGCTTTGGTTTTTAACAAAGAAGAGAGAAAAATGCTTACAAGTACACTTTTCTGAATCATTTTGGCCCTCTTCTTAGGCCTGTGGGGTGGCTTACACCCTTTCATTGCCATAAAATCTTCCTCTTTTTCTTTACTTGATAGTGCTACATACAATTTTGGCCAAACTACCACTTTTTTCTCTTTGGTTGCTTCCATGAACATCTTGCTGTTGTCATCCAGTACTCCTATGCCCGATCCCCTTGTGCTATAGTACCTATCTTCCTTTTCAGGAGAGGCAAATGATAACATCTTCCGATTCCCACTGGCGCTCGACCTATGTGTTCCTAAATCTCTACAAGACGAACCCAAATTATTGCACATTTAAACTCCTGAATTATGATATTCTACCTAGCAATTTATAAAGATACTATATTCTCTATAAAAGATATCAATCATatctttaataataaacatattGATCTTGCATTATCACAACAGATATCTAAAAACTGAATGCTTAATTATGTTTCCTTACATCTATTATGCAATGCCATTGTTCCACGGTACAAATTAAAACATTGCTGGCATTGTTTCAGCTGCAGTTGTCTAACAACAAAATGAGGCCTTTCTTAACAATAAACATCATTATGCAATTAGGGTTATGTCGGGCTCTTATTGTCTAACCATGAAAACAAGAATTCTCTTATAAGTAATTTGGCATGGCTATGCTACCATTAAACCAAACCAGATCAAGGCCAATTCTATTCCCCATTTACATAGTAAGGACTAAGAATCCCCCTTGCAAAAATACTTGTATAAACATATACTCCTACCGAAGAAACACAAATTATTAGAAAGGCTAAACAATCACAAACTAAAAAACCCTATACCCCTAGACAGTTTATTGTAtcataagaaaaatattatagccAAAGATGGAAACTTTACCAATTACACTCAATCTAGGCTCGTAAGGTAAACAAGTTAACAAACAGACCCTAAACATGCTAAAAATAGATAACATGGGTTACAACCATTACATATGTAGTCAATTAAACCAgaacataatcatcaacaaaTGTAATCGAGGAGAGCTATGTGCAAGGAATTACCTGCTGGCTCGATTCGGGGACTGAAAAGGAGGGCAAGGACAAGAAGCTTGAACTTGTCTACTAGCAGTGGCAATATCATTGTTTTTATCATCATGAAGATGATTAGGAGTCGAAGGTGCAGCAGCGGCAACAACTCTCCTATCAACTCTAGATGTGGTTTTCTTCTTAACAATAAGACCATTACCACCACTCTCTTCTTCAGATTTCGCACCATTCATcactgatgaagatgatgaagactCTTTCACCTTGACACATCTCAACCTCTTTCTACTTCCCCACTGTAATTTATCCATCTTCTCTTTAAATCTCTGCATCAAGAacattaaaactcaaaaacccaTCTGAGATTTTGCAATAAAAGCACTATAAGCGAACAAATTAAAGCAATTAAATTCAAAACAgcacaaacaagtcaagatcTATAAGCAAACAACAAAACTCACAGCACATTTCAACAACAACCCATTAAAGCAAATCCATACAAGATTAGATGagaatattataattagataGAAATTAACTACTTGTGCTTACCCAAgattaaaatcttgaaaattatgAGATACAACAATGAACAATACTGTGAAGTAACTGAAAATTTCCCCGCTCACAAAGAAACCAAATGTATGTATGAATCTTGTATATCAGTATATTTATCTCTGTCTCGTTATCTTGTGAATTGTAAGATGTGAAGAACTGAAGACTGAGAGGAGGAGTTGGTTCACCCTATTGggcttttttcttcaaaatttcaCACATATTGATGCACACACTGGTTCAATAGTGTCAAATGAATGGTGACCGTTGGATGCTAATGGATGGTCAGATGAGTTTCCCTCCTAATTTATGACCATCCGTTGACTGGGGTATTTTGATAGCCATAGTTTAAACCAATACTCCCCCGTCTCTAAAAACATTTCTCATTTGAGATGTTggcactgttcataacatgacacaaataattaatttatatctaatttataaaataaaatatagtcatAAGTGATCTtattggattcgtatttataagtactttattagtgaagtttttatttttaatactaatacgaaattaaagttattaatgataaaaatcgTGTGTTGGCAAGCATGATAAAGACAAATAGGAAAAATAGTAAGAGATGGAGGGTGTAGTCATTTTAATTATGAGCGCctacataaaattaattttgtagtCCATTTTTAATTGTCCAGTTTTGACTTTCAATAATCAATAGTACATGATAATTAaagtgaaatattttaattcgtgctatttctctattttaatcaaaatttaacgcatattat
Protein-coding regions in this window:
- the LOC108209189 gene encoding uncharacterized protein LOC108209189, with protein sequence MDKLQWGSRKRLRCVKVKESSSSSSVMNGAKSEEESGGNGLIVKKKTTSRVDRRVVAAAAPSTPNHLHDDKNNDIATASRQVQASCPCPPFQSPNRASRDLGTHRSSASGNRKMLSFASPEKEDRYYSTRGSGIGVLDDNSKMFMEATKEKKVVVWPKLYVALSSKEKEEDFMAMKGCKPPHRPKKRAKMIQKSVLFVSPGQWLSDLCQERYEVREKKTSKKRPRGLKAMGSMETDSE